ATGAATCCGCACTTGTTATTGCAGACATGATTGTGAAGATCTATAGAGAGGTTTACCTTAAGAAATACGATGTTTTAGACGAACTTTACTCAAGATGGCAACAAAAAGTACAATCAAGCCAAGGTCAACAGGAAAAAATTgtaattaatgaagatcCTAATAATCCAGATGTTTCCGATagtgaagatgaagatgaagatgaagacgagACACCAGTTTTGGTACAAAATGGTGACTCTATGGATGTAGATGAACCACCAGCACCAATAGTTGATGATGATGGGTTTGAGCTAGTACAAAAGAAAGGGCGTAAAGGAGGAAGACGATAAACGAAATTGTACTTTATGCTTTCTCAAGTCTATAATTACCTATATAAACTAAAATGTAAATTAAATCTAAAATATACAAACGAATTAAATAATCGATAAGAGTATGGCTCTCACATGCAGACTGAGTTCCTAGGAGTATTTGTTCTTGATCTGTTTAATGTGTTCAAAGAATGTAATGAACTAACAGAATTTCTCGGGATGTACTTACCAAAGCATGCTTCTTGCTCATCAATTGGAGTGTTTAAGATGGAGTTCGCAGACTGCATTGAGGAT
The nucleotide sequence above comes from Debaryomyces hansenii CBS767 chromosome A complete sequence. Encoded proteins:
- a CDS encoding DEHA2D09526p (similar to uniprot|Q06672 Saccharomyces cerevisiae YLR435W TSR2), yielding MTSIDPTDFIEAEEGVNSLRFGDEKQQAKFELGVCMCIYKWDELNTAVINSWGGPNSADKRDWISGIVIDLFSERIVDVQLIEETLLYAMVDEFDTEVDNESALVIADMIVKIYREVYLKKYDVLDELYSRWQQKVQSSQGQQEKIVINEDPNNPDVSDSEDEDEDEDETPVLVQNGDSMDVDEPPAPIVDDDGFELVQKKGRKGGRR